The segment TGGTGACCCTTTAATTGGATGACCATAAAGTTTGATTTCTAAAGAATATGTGCCTACTTTTTCTACTGTGTATGTCACCTCATAGGTTCCATTTTGTTTGTCCATCACAAAAGGATTGATGACCATATTGTCTTCATCTCTGATTTCTGCAGACAGTGAAGCATACCCAATTCTGACTAGTTCTCTTTTTCTATCTTTGGCTATCACAGTTACGGTTGCTGCTTTACCCACGTAACACATCTTCAATCCTTCTCCAGAAGCAGTGGTCTCGAAAGCCACAGCACTGTTGGTCTGCACAGCTCCAACACATGACAGAGACTTCCTCAGTGTCTGAAAGTGAGTATGATCGAAAACTAGACACTCATTTTCCTCTGGCTGGTACTGCAGCTTCAGACCACCCAACTCCTTCAACTTTTCAGACATTTCAGTTTTGATGAGCAAGATTTCAGTTTCACTCCCATGTTTTAAAGTTTCTTCTGTGAAATCACAACAATTTGTAATCTTACTAAGAATGTTTTCAAGCGTTTCCTTCTGTTCAGAAAGGATTTGATGCTTGCGATTGTAAATTGTTTGGAGTTCTGCAAGTAAAGCTGTTTTCCTGACTTGTAACAATTTATCGAGTTCCTCGAAAGCACTGAGTATTTTCTCCTCCGCAGACCTGTTCTCCAGATCCAGAGACCCTACTACATCATTCACCAGATTAATGGATTTCTCTAAACAGGGCACCTGTTCCCTGGCACCAGACACAAGAGTATGCAGGAGGATTTTCTGTTCTTGGATTGCATCAAACAGTGGCACCGTCTTATGTCCAATGTGTTCAACAGCAGTGCAGTCCTCACACACTGCTGTTTCACACGCTATACAGTAAAACCTTAAAGCGTTACCATCATGGTTGGGACACACTAATGTTGTATCTACTTCAGTTTCAGGAGTCCCAGAAATGTCTGACAGTGCTACAACATTGTGTTCTTTAGTTTGATCCAGCGCTTGATGAATACTCGTACAGCTGTTACACAAAAATTCGGCACAGTCCATACACTTGGTTGATGGTTTTGCTTGTTCTCGACTGCACGTTCGACATATGTTGGGCTGATCCACCACCTCCATTAGATTTGTAATGAAAAAATTTGTCTGTAATGCTGatacaccttgtaaaggtaaaattGATTGTTGTCTGCAGATTGGACAAGTTACAGAAAGGCTCTCAGCAGGAATATAGCTGGCAAGACACTTTTGGCAGAAGGTGTGCAAGCAGGGAAGGACTTTTGGGGCCTTGTAGCGCTCCAGGCATATCCCACAGTTCAACAACTGTCTGTCAATCTGCCGAACAACAGGAATTGAGTCCGCCATGGCATACAAGTCCCCGCCATCAAAGGCAACCTGAAATTGAAAACCACAACAGATTATCATGTCAACTTAAATGTTGGTGTCAGAAAAGCAGAATATTTCCATCACCGTAAAACACCATAAAATACGTCACTGTTTCATCATTTTCAGTCTTAATACAAGTGAGTAGTCCatgatatgtatattttacagaataATGATCATTGAAATAAATCTATCAATGTATTGAACATTCATTTTATCTTcctgaaatatttcatgtctttgtaaaaattttgatttattacatCAAATGACTAATAACTGAAGTAT is part of the Ostrea edulis chromosome 2, xbOstEdul1.1, whole genome shotgun sequence genome and harbors:
- the LOC125678251 gene encoding tripartite motif-containing protein 2-like isoform X1, which encodes MDMEAWASQIRMFLENIPDPVQVAFDGGDLYAMADSIPVVRQIDRQLLNCGICLERYKAPKVLPCLHTFCQKCLASYIPAESLSVTCPICRQQSILPLQGVSALQTNFFITNLMEVVDQPNICRTCSREQAKPSTKCMDCAEFLCNSCTSIHQALDQTKEHNVVALSDISGTPETEVDTTLVCPNHDGNALRFYCIACETAVCEDCTAVEHIGHKTVPLFDAIQEQKILLHTLVSGAREQVPCLEKSINLVNDVVGSLDLENRSAEEKILSAFEELDKLLQVRKTALLAELQTIYNRKHQILSEQKETLENILSKITNCCDFTEETLKHGSETEILLIKTEMSEKLKELGGLKLQYQPEENECLVFDHTHFQTLRKSLSCVGAVQTNSAVAFETTASGEGLKMCYVGKAATVTVIAKDRKRELVRIGYASLSAEIRDEDNMVINPFVMDKQNGTYEVTYTVEKVGTYSLEIKLYGHPIKGSPFKVKAILVGEESDHFNSSKIPRTLNVKQKGTKRPPSSRSHGSNRRSNAIEDDLILRVGEKGRNKGEFTNPQGLHVVGDKIIVADSNNQAVQVFTSNGECKLKFGSPGRVAGKMQRPTGIASTLNGNYLIADYDNKWISVFSPEGKYMNKIGTGKLLGPKGVAVDKNGHIIVVDNKGSCIFIFQPNGKLISKFGSRGNRDWQFAGPHYVAINANNDIIVSDFHNHCIKVFDSEGNFLFTFGSNGEGNGQFNAPTGVAVDLKENILVADWGNSRIQVFDSNGSFLSFVNTAADPLYGPQGLAVTSDGYVSVADSGNHCFKIYKYLQ
- the LOC125678251 gene encoding tripartite motif-containing protein 2-like isoform X2, with translation MDMDIELWRSEVNHFFLHHDTEVAFDGGDLYAMADSIPVVRQIDRQLLNCGICLERYKAPKVLPCLHTFCQKCLASYIPAESLSVTCPICRQQSILPLQGVSALQTNFFITNLMEVVDQPNICRTCSREQAKPSTKCMDCAEFLCNSCTSIHQALDQTKEHNVVALSDISGTPETEVDTTLVCPNHDGNALRFYCIACETAVCEDCTAVEHIGHKTVPLFDAIQEQKILLHTLVSGAREQVPCLEKSINLVNDVVGSLDLENRSAEEKILSAFEELDKLLQVRKTALLAELQTIYNRKHQILSEQKETLENILSKITNCCDFTEETLKHGSETEILLIKTEMSEKLKELGGLKLQYQPEENECLVFDHTHFQTLRKSLSCVGAVQTNSAVAFETTASGEGLKMCYVGKAATVTVIAKDRKRELVRIGYASLSAEIRDEDNMVINPFVMDKQNGTYEVTYTVEKVGTYSLEIKLYGHPIKGSPFKVKAILVGEESDHFNSSKIPRTLNVKQKGTKRPPSSRSHGSNRRSNAIEDDLILRVGEKGRNKGEFTNPQGLHVVGDKIIVADSNNQAVQVFTSNGECKLKFGSPGRVAGKMQRPTGIASTLNGNYLIADYDNKWISVFSPEGKYMNKIGTGKLLGPKGVAVDKNGHIIVVDNKGSCIFIFQPNGKLISKFGSRGNRDWQFAGPHYVAINANNDIIVSDFHNHCIKVFDSEGNFLFTFGSNGEGNGQFNAPTGVAVDLKENILVADWGNSRIQVFDSNGSFLSFVNTAADPLYGPQGLAVTSDGYVSVADSGNHCFKIYKYLQ
- the LOC125678251 gene encoding tripartite motif-containing protein 2-like isoform X4 translates to MADSIPVVRQIDRQLLNCGICLERYKAPKVLPCLHTFCQKCLASYIPAESLSVTCPICRQQSILPLQGVSALQTNFFITNLMEVVDQPNICRTCSREQAKPSTKCMDCAEFLCNSCTSIHQALDQTKEHNVVALSDISGTPETEVDTTLVCPNHDGNALRFYCIACETAVCEDCTAVEHIGHKTVPLFDAIQEQKILLHTLVSGAREQVPCLEKSINLVNDVVGSLDLENRSAEEKILSAFEELDKLLQVRKTALLAELQTIYNRKHQILSEQKETLENILSKITNCCDFTEETLKHGSETEILLIKTEMSEKLKELGGLKLQYQPEENECLVFDHTHFQTLRKSLSCVGAVQTNSAVAFETTASGEGLKMCYVGKAATVTVIAKDRKRELVRIGYASLSAEIRDEDNMVINPFVMDKQNGTYEVTYTVEKVGTYSLEIKLYGHPIKGSPFKVKAILVGEESDHFNSSKIPRTLNVKQKGTKRPPSSRSHGSNRRSNAIEDDLILRVGEKGRNKGEFTNPQGLHVVGDKIIVADSNNQAVQVFTSNGECKLKFGSPGRVAGKMQRPTGIASTLNGNYLIADYDNKWISVFSPEGKYMNKIGTGKLLGPKGVAVDKNGHIIVVDNKGSCIFIFQPNGKLISKFGSRGNRDWQFAGPHYVAINANNDIIVSDFHNHCIKVFDSEGNFLFTFGSNGEGNGQFNAPTGVAVDLKENILVADWGNSRIQVFDSNGSFLSFVNTAADPLYGPQGLAVTSDGYVSVADSGNHCFKIYKYLQ
- the LOC125678251 gene encoding tripartite motif-containing protein 2-like isoform X3 — its product is MWFPDKQSFTKKMMTLTKVAFDGGDLYAMADSIPVVRQIDRQLLNCGICLERYKAPKVLPCLHTFCQKCLASYIPAESLSVTCPICRQQSILPLQGVSALQTNFFITNLMEVVDQPNICRTCSREQAKPSTKCMDCAEFLCNSCTSIHQALDQTKEHNVVALSDISGTPETEVDTTLVCPNHDGNALRFYCIACETAVCEDCTAVEHIGHKTVPLFDAIQEQKILLHTLVSGAREQVPCLEKSINLVNDVVGSLDLENRSAEEKILSAFEELDKLLQVRKTALLAELQTIYNRKHQILSEQKETLENILSKITNCCDFTEETLKHGSETEILLIKTEMSEKLKELGGLKLQYQPEENECLVFDHTHFQTLRKSLSCVGAVQTNSAVAFETTASGEGLKMCYVGKAATVTVIAKDRKRELVRIGYASLSAEIRDEDNMVINPFVMDKQNGTYEVTYTVEKVGTYSLEIKLYGHPIKGSPFKVKAILVGEESDHFNSSKIPRTLNVKQKGTKRPPSSRSHGSNRRSNAIEDDLILRVGEKGRNKGEFTNPQGLHVVGDKIIVADSNNQAVQVFTSNGECKLKFGSPGRVAGKMQRPTGIASTLNGNYLIADYDNKWISVFSPEGKYMNKIGTGKLLGPKGVAVDKNGHIIVVDNKGSCIFIFQPNGKLISKFGSRGNRDWQFAGPHYVAINANNDIIVSDFHNHCIKVFDSEGNFLFTFGSNGEGNGQFNAPTGVAVDLKENILVADWGNSRIQVFDSNGSFLSFVNTAADPLYGPQGLAVTSDGYVSVADSGNHCFKIYKYLQ